AAGGTAGGATAACGGTTTTGAGCTCAAACGATTAAGGGCGTTCAATTATGACGACACAACTCGATTCTTTACGTGGAAGTGGATCTTTTTTCTGCCGTATCTTAACACTGTGTTTTCTTCTACCCGTATCGCTCGTTTCTGCCCAACAAGATCTACCACCTTATTCTCAAACAGAGTTGATATTGCCATTTCGTCATGCGGCTTTTGTCGCGCTTGATGGCACGGGACACGGTGGCAACAACCAACGATATGCGCTCGATATGGTACCTGTTGATCTTACTGACAGTGATGAGGTTGCCGAATATCAGAATTTTAATCTGACAGAGTGGTTGGCTAAAAATGCGATTAGCTCAGTTGAGCAATACCCATGTTTTGGTGAGCCAATTATCGCGCCTGCGGGAGGGGAGGTGATCGAAGTGGTGAGCGACCTTGCCGATAATCCACCGGGAAAGACCGATGCGGAGAACATGTCTGGTAACTTTGTGATGATCGCTCATGGTAACGGCGAGTTCTCTTACTTGGCGCATTTTAAACAAAGAAGTGTCACAGTAAAACAGGGTGATGTTGTGAGCCAAGGGCAAGAGTTAGGTCAATGTGGCAATAGTGGGAACTCGCATGGTGCACACCTACACTATCATATGCAAACGGACCCAAAGCTAGCTAACCCAACCGGTATAGCGCTGCGCTTTAGCAATATTTCTATTCTCCAACAGCCATCAAGTACATCACCGAGTCAGCACGACCTTATTCAGGTGATAAACCATTCTGACCGCAACTGAGTTATTAAGGGAGGAGTGCAAATTGGTCTAAATGAGTTAACTTTGTATCATCATTGGTGATTATTTGTTTTGATATAGAGTATTGAGTACCATATGGCTGAATGCGGACGAAGAACGGTTAAGCAATGAAATTACTAGCGGATAAAACTGGCGAACAGTTTCTAAACATATTAGAGCAGACCGGAGACGTCGTGGTCGTCCAGTTTATTAGCAATGAAGGGCTAGCGAAAGGTCGACCGTTTCAGGATTCTTTGCGAGGCCTGACGCTCGCTGGGTGGACGGAGCGCACCACTTCTACCGCAATTGGGCTGTACCGATTTAAGCAAGGCTACTTAGAAGACGCACATGTGAGTTTTGCTCTGCATCAGTTGTACCCGTTGGGAAGAAAAGTGAAGTTGCCTTTGGGGGGGATTGCGAAAATTGCTAGCTATGCAAACTCACACACCGATGGCTATTACATGTATGTGGTAAAAGAGGGCGAAACCAATCTTACTCGTCTAAAAATGACGCCAGATTGGGTCTTACTCCCTTCTGAAAAGCTTTTGGCTCTACCCTTTTACCCACTACCGAAAACTCAACAAGAACTTGATGCGATTGATGAGTTTCAGGCGTGGGCTGGAGGTTTTTAACCCCCGTTTAAATTGTGTCTAGTCTCAACCTCTCATAGGTCAAGCTCTGCCTACACCTCTACGCCAGCCTCATCTTCGATCACGATGTCGGTTTCAAGACTTGCTTCGTGCAGCCAAGGTTGCAAAGAGTCACTGGTAAGAACCCTTTGTTGATATTTTTGTGCCGCTTGCGACAACGTAATACCATAGGTTTGAAAGCGTAAGGCAACGGGGGCATACATTGCGTCGGCAATTGACCACTCACCAAATAACCAGCCATCAGGGTATTGATTGGCTTGCTCTGACCAAATGGCGTCAATTCGGGCAATATCTTGTAATGCGCCTTCGCTTAGCTCAACTTTACGGCGTGCCCGTATGTTCATTGGCAGCTCGTTACGCAGATTCATAAAACCAGAATGCATTTCAGCGGCAAGCGCTCGCGCTCGGGCGCGCTCTCCAACATCACTTGGCCATGCTTGTCCCTGTAAATACTGCTCGTTGATATACTCCAAAATGGCGAATGAATCCCATACAGTCACTTGCTGATCAACCAGCGTGGGGACTTTAGCTGTGGGAGATATCGTCTCAAGTGACTGGTAGAAGTCGGTTGTAAAGAGCTTCAACTTGGTCACTTCAACGTCTAACTGATAGTGAGAAAAGATAAGCCACGCTCGTAGCGACCAACTAGAGTAATTTTGATTGGCAATGTATAAGTGCATGAATGTCTCCTTACCGTGTTTTGTGACGAAATGTCCATGATGGTCTTGCTGGTTACTTACAATATCGGATTGTTTTCTTTGCCACTAACGGATAGTTTTAATACCACACTTCAATAAAATCGATGGATGACTTTCGGCAATGGACATAGATGCGTTACGCAGCTTTCTTGCGTTTGTAGACACAGGCAGTTTTACGCGTGCAGCAAAGCAAATAAACCGCACTCAATCGGCGTTTAGCGCACAGATGCGCAAGCTAGAAGAGGAGTTATGTGTCAGTTTGTTTGAGAAAGAGGGGCGCAATCTAGTATTGAGTGAAGCTGGGTTGGCACTGCGAACTCACGCGGAGCAAATTGTAGGTCTGCATAGTCAAGCGGTGCAAAATGTGAAGCGCTATGAAAACAAACGTCCGCTGCGTCTTGGATGCCCAGAAGACTACAATGACAACCTCTTACCTAATGTGATTCGAGTTTTGCAGCAAGCCGAACCGACGTGCTCGATTCACGTTTTTAGTGAACCCAGTGTCAGCTTACGAGAAAAGCTGGATAACGGAGAACTGGATGCAGCGATAGTGACACGCGCTCCCCAGAGCGAAGAAGGGTACTGGCTCGCAAGTGATAAAGGGGTTTGGATCTGTCATCCTGAGTTTGATATTGATGGCGTGACATCATTGCCTTTGGCGCTGTTTCAGAGCGATTGTAAATACCACGCTGCCGCAATTGATGGGTTAGTTAAGCGTGGGATCGCCTATCAGTTGCTGGCCTGTTGCAATACCGCTTCTGCTCAGCGAGCAATTGTCAGCGCCGGCATGGCGGTTGGCGCAATGGGAAGAATGAGCGTCAATAACGAGCTTAAAATTATAGAGAATATGCCACCGCTGCCCGCCGTCGATATTGTCTTACTGACGGGGATTGAAGCGCATCCGCTTTTAAACAAAACGTCACTGGCGGCACTGTCGCAGCTCACTTATGTCTCTTGTGACGATTTGTAGACGTTTTATTCTTACAGTACGAACTGAACGGTGACAGCAACAAATGCATGGTCACTCGCTTGTTTATCTTGCTCGTAATTTGGATTGATTAGGTGCTTATCCCGCACTTGATACTGTTTGACGTCAGCCAAGGAGTGGGGCGAATTAGGCTGAAACTCCTGCGAAACTAAGATGTAATCTAATACGTTACCTTGAGCGAAATGGTAGTGGGTTGCGGGGCGTGCTCGTAATGGTTCATTCAGTGTAAAGATATCCCAACTATCTTGTAAATTAAGCGCTGTCAGGGATTGGTCTACAGGGTGAGTCAGTAAACCGGTAACGTGATGGGCTAACGACTGATTCATGTCTCCCACTAGTACGGTAGGCATCGGGTGCGTTTGATATTTCAGCTCCATAAATAAGCGCAGCATTACAGCTTCCCAGCCACGTTGTTGTGTTGAGAGCCACTGTCCAATAATTGGGTGTGAGTATTGCTCGGAATCGCTCTGTGTTGGGCGTTGAGATTTGAGATGGCAAACATAAAAGGCGATGTCACCCACATCCGGAACGTCAATCACAGCAAAAATGGGTGGGCGACTAAACGACGGTGGCTCAATAGAGTAGTGTTGAGCGATTAATGATGACGATGTTACGGGCTCGACATGCTTAAATGGGTACTTAGAGGCAACTGCAACCACGGGCTGTGAGTGAATGTAATCACTCTCAATATGTGGAATGGCGACGGTAGCAAAGTGCGAATAACCCAGCTCTGTGACCAGTTTTTCCGCCGCCTCAATACTGAACACTTCTTGCAACCCAATGACATCAGCATCTAACTCAAGAATTTGCTTTTTTGTCCACTCACATTTGGCATGCCACGCTTGCGTGTCATAAATGTTTTCAAAATCATAAAAGGCATTGGGTGGCTCAATGAAGTTGAAGAGATTAGCGGTCGCTAAGGTGAGGGTGGTGTTGGTGATCAATATATGCCTACCATAAATCAAGCGAAATTCTCTACTCAGCTTAATCGAGACAAGAGCAATTAGAAACAACTAACTGACAAACATTACCGCAGCGCTACGCCTTGGTTGAGCTTAATTTTATAGCGTGAGCTGGTACTGATGCGGTGTCATACCAAACTGCTGCTTAAATCGTTGACTAAAACGTGATTCTGATTGATAACCACAGGCAAGGGCAGTCTCTATTTGGCTATAGTCTCTTTGCAGTAGAGTGATGGCATGATTCATACGGATTTCCGCCAACACATCGCGAAAGCTTGCACCTTCTGCGGTTAACTTCCGTGCGAGCGTCGCTCGGCTCATTGCTAAGTGCTGCGCAGCGGTTTCGATACGGTGATCATCACCAGGTGCTGAGTTTAAGTAATTGGCGAGTTTATCTCGTACTAACTGATGACGGCTTGGGAATAATTTTACCAACGCATTGGCTTGTTTTAGTTCGGCATAAAAGCCGAGCAGCAGTTGTTGCTGAGTTTCAGTAGCAAGGTTTTGAGTGTTCATCTCACTGATAAAGTTAAAGCAATACTCTAACTGTGGTGTTGTCGAGAGTTGAGGTTTGCTCGCTGACACGTCGATGTCAGCTTGCTCTGTCCATGCGGCTGGTGGCTGGAAATTGAATGACATCGCCCGAGAGTGAAATTGCTTTTGCTCTGGAGTATTGACGAAAGTCAGGTATTGCCCTGCGGGAACTAGCAGCCAGTTAGTGCGGTTAAACTCATAGCTTTTTTCATGCCACCAAAGCTGTTTAAAACCTTGTTCGACCCAAATAATGGTTGGCGCATGAACAAACACATTGTTGAGTGGTTGCTCACGCTTACCGCGGTAGTGAGCGGTATGGACTAGTGGTTTATTCATGTCGCCTCTTCCAATCTTAATTATTCATTCACATAGGTCGCTGTTAATGTCGCTTTATCGAGCGCGTTAGCATTAAGCATATAACCTATGATCGCATTTGATGCGCCTTGAGGGATCGCAAGTTTTTCTGTCGGCATTGCCCAAACAGTAAATTGATAACGATGCATTCCGTCCCCTTTAGGTGGACAAGCGCCGCCGAAGCTTGCAATGCCATAATCATTTTTCATTTGCACCCCATTAAAGCCTTGAGTCGCTTGTCCACGTTCAATCGCGTTGACGCTAGCTGGGATATCTATCGCTACCCAGTGCCACCAACCACTGCCCGTAGGTGCATCAGGATCGTAAGCCGTAATCGCAAAGCTTTTGGTGCCTGCTGGAACATCCTTCCAACTCAGTTGTGGTGATAGGTTGTCACCACTGCAACCAAAGCCATTAAACACAAAGCTATCGGTCATGCGAGAGCCTTCTTGGATATCTTGACTGGTCAATGTCATGGCTGAACTAACAAATGATGTTGCCAGCAAAACCGAAGCAATTAAAGTGCGTTTCATCATGGTTTCCTTTTGGTTATTGAACGCTAACCATGATAAATACTGACTAGTAAGTCTAAGTCGCAAAAATGCTCAATTGCAAATTAAATTTTCTTCAAATGAGCTTTTGTGTATGATTTCTTAGGGAAAAGAAGGGCAAAGTTGGTTGGAACAACCAGAGAAATAAAAAAGCCCAGCGGTTAGGCTGGGCTCGAAAGCACTGAATTAAGTGTGATTATTTTGGATCTAGACCCAGTTTCTGTAGTACTAGTCTGAAGTTCTCACGACGCTCTTTGACGTTGTGAACATCACCAGTGGTACAGGTTAGGTCAGGACAGCCACGGTTGACGATACCTGATACATCATCGATGAACTGAGAGCCTTGCAGGCCGCTATCAACGTATTTCTTCAGTTCGTTGTAGTAGTTCCAATCTGCGTATTGACCACCTTCGTCATTGTAAGCCTGTACTGACGTTACCCAGTAGAATAGACCTGCAATCCACTTGATCTCTTTGTTCTCTTCTGAGCTACAGATCAAACCTGGGTTTGAACAGAAATCAAGTTCAGCGTATAGCGGGTTCGCTGGTGGCGCTTCAACGGTCACACCGTCAATGGTCTTACCGATAGTTTCAGGGTCAACGTGTGAACGACCTAGGTAGTGGTTTAGCGTACCGAAGTTTTGACGACCTGTTGTCTGGATTACACCACGACCCCACCAGCCACAGCCTTCAACGCTCTCTTCACTGCTGCCATCCCAAATAAAGCTACCTGCTTTTTGACCAACATAAATCTTACAGTTGTCACGTTCCCAAACTTGCTTAGATGTATCGACATTTTCCGGAACATCGTTACAGTGACCGTTGTTCGTCCAGCGACCTGCTGCACCGTTAACCAATAGACCGCGTTCTTCTAGAACGGCATCTGGTGCTGCGAATACTGGCGCTGGTGCACCGTACCATTTAGCGTGAGTTAGCGCGCTCACTTCCATCTTGTTGTCACGTGGACAAGAGTAAGCATGGTCTAAGCCAGAGACTGGGTTAACACCGTAGTCAGCATATTTCTGACCAAGCTGACCACAGCTCGCGGTCATTGGGTAATCCGCAGGTGCACCGTACTTAGTTTCAGACCAGTTGTTCTCGTCACATGCGTTGTAACGGATAGTTTCCTGCATACTTTGCGCAAGGAAGGCAGCAATCGCGACTTTAGCGTAAGTGATGTTAGTGGCATCGTCTGCTTCGTCGTTCATTAGCCAGAACTTGTTACCTGCAACACCGATGTTGTGCATGGCATTCAAGCCGTCTAGGAAGTCGTTCCACTTGTACACAGTTGATGGAATCCACTGTGACTGCGGCGTTTCGTATAGGAACGCTTCGTTGTCCATCGCATGTTCCGCATCAGCTAACTGTTGGTTCAGCGCTTCGATACGAGTTAGCGAACCTTTCTCAAGCTCTTCACCTACGTAGTAAAGTGGGACTTTCGCGCCTTGGTAAGCTTCAATTTTTGCCGTTAGCGCTTGGCTATCTTGGTCAAACGTTAGCGCAAATACGTTGCTGAATGCCGCTTTGCGTAGTTGTGGTTTGCCCGCAGAATCACCCATAAAGTAACCAGATGCTTGGTCAGTAGGGATATTTGCAAGCATCGCTGGCGTTTTCACGTAGTCAGAAACTTGCTTCACGTACTCAAGCGCGTTGTGCCATTGATCGCTAGTTAGTGCATCCGTTGACGCTGACTTAGTGAATACCACGAAGTCTGCTTTGTTTGCTGCATCCGCTTTGTAAAGCTCAAGTGTCGCTAGTAGGTCTGCGCTAAATACTGATGCTTCATCCCATACTGATTGACGACCAGAGTGCGTATCGTATGCGAAGTCGCCAATGCTTAGTGACCAACCAAAGCTTGCTTCAGGTGCGATAGTGCTGATGATTAGGTTATGCGCTTGCGCCCAACCTTTTAGATCGTCAGACAGTGCATTGATAGCGTCGATATCGATTTGGCTGCCAGTGATATCCATAGCATTCGTCAGTGCTTGCTTAACGGCTACACTGCCAAAAGAGGCTCCTTTATCTAGCGTTGCGACATCGAGAACATCACTGCTTAAGATGATAGATGAAGTGCCAGCTAGTTCTGCTTGTTCAATGATGGTTACAAACGCGCGGGTCAGTTGGTCAGTATCAGCCAGTGCATCACTGTTTGCTGCTGCAATTGTCATAGTTGCAGGAGCATCGGTTGATGGGCTAGCCACAACAAACGTATTTGGCCAACCTGCCACTTCTAGACGTACTGGGTCCATTGGGTTTGGTAGTGACAGTAGTGGCGCAGTGCCAGGCTCCGTGCCATCACAGTTTAGGTGTAGTGACCATGAATCATCGCTACCTGGAATCGATTTGGTCCAGTAGATCGCTGAGTATGCGATGTTCTTATGTACCATGATGTCGCCGCCACCAGCGTGGTCACCACGAGTCCAATCTGGGTAAACGTTGAAGCCGGCACACAGACCACCTGGTGGTGTGACTGGTGGCGGCTCAACAGCTGTCTCTTCAACAGTGATGCGAACTTGAGAGGTTGCCGATAGGTTTTGAGCGTCAGTTGCAATTGCTTTGAGTGTCACGTTGCCAGCGTTAGTTGGCTGCCAATGACACTGGAAGTTTTGCGTGGTGTTGGCATCAAAGTTACAGATCTCTTGGTTGTTCGCTTTTACTACCACTTGAGATAGGTCTTGGTCTGCATCAGTCGCGCTTACCGAGATAGAGATTGTTTCTTCCGTTTCAAACTTTGAGCCAGTTGCCGGCGCTAGGAAGCGTACTTCTGGCGCAACAAAGCTCTCTTCTTCTTCAACCACAACAGTAAGTGTGTTTTGCTTAACGATTTGGTTGTCTTTATCTAGAACCACAATCTTAAGGTTCGCGTTACCCACTTCACTTGGTGTCCAAGTTTGAGTGTAAACAGTTTGCTCAGGGTTAATTACACGCTGACCTAGCTTGCGGTCGTTCGCCCAGAACTCAAGCTTAGTGATAAGTTCGCCATCGACACGCGCTTTGATAGCTGTCGCTTCACCAACCGTCAGAGTTTGACCTTGACTCGGTGTCATGAAGGTGAGTTCGTGCACTTCAGGTACAACTGGTGGCTCAACGACATCTGCTTTTACGCTAATGTTGACCGCTTGCTCTTGAGTTAGACCGGTTTTGTCTTCAACAATCGCTTTAATAGTGTGAGTGCCTTCGCCCGTCGCTTTCCAGTTTGCTTGGAAAGGAGCTTGAGTTAGGCTCGAAACTTGTGCGCCATCAACGAAGAATTTTACGGTTTTTACTTCTGTATTGGTTGCGGTTACGTTGGCACGCATTGCCACGTTTTGGCCTTCAGTGAACTCAGCGCCATTGACTGGAGAAGCCAGTTGGATAGAGAGCTCTGGTTCACCCACTTCGGCGTCATCCGCGATTAAACGAACTGTATTTTGAAGTAGCGCTAGATCAAGTACACCACTCACACCCAGTGTGAGTTCAATTTTGTCACCAGCTTGCAGCTGAGATTTAATCCAACTACCGGTATCGAATGATAGCGCAAGCGTGTTGTTAAATGTGTCACCTTGAGCATTGCTGCTGAACTGCATGCCTGGGTAGCTAACCCCTTGCGCAGACCAAGATGGTGTTGACATTGAGATGTTTGATTTAAACACAACTTTAGCGCCGCGCAGTTCTACTGGCTTAGCACCGTCATTGGTAAGAGTGACTTTGTACGTGTTCCACCATTGGCTTTCAGAACCAACGATGTTTGCATCAGTGCTTACCGCAGCTTGGGCGGCTGGTAATGCCATACCGATAGCCAGTGCTAGCATGGTAGGCATTAGAGTTAGTGTGCTTTTTTTCATTTTATCTAATGTTCTTAAATAGATGATTAAATAGGTATTTGTTAATTTAATTAACAAATAATCTACTGTTTGTACGGCATTAGACAGAAAGCCCCGATATCCATCAAGACAGATGTTTCCTACAAAATTGGCATGAAATGTGTGATTAGTGTCAAGATGTGAGATCTTGATGCCATATGTCGGCTGAAATTCACTTGACAGTTTTTAAGTGGCTGAAATTTTCTGTGTAAATAGGGAGCAAGATCAATAAATTAGGGGCATTTATTGCGATGGGAAACCAAACCAAAAATGGGGAAAAGTGGTTGATATTTGGCGTGTTGTTAGTGATTTGTAAAAACAAAAAGCCAGCACTGGGGGGAGTGCTAGCTTTTTGAGTTATTGAAATCAGCAGTCTAAAGCATAAGCGTTAAACCGCTAAATCAATCAGGTTAGCTTGCTTGATATTCAGGGTAATCAAGCAGGCCTTTTTCATTACCACCAAAGAGTGTGGCAGGGTCGTGTGCCGCTAATGGGTATCCATTTTGGATACGCTTCGGTAGATCTGGGTTGGCAATAAATGGGCGACCAAAACCGATCATATCCGCTAAACCATCTTCAAGTGCTTTTGCTGCTTTCTCTGTGTCATAGCGCCCAGCATAGATAATGACGCCTTGGTACGCTTCGCGCACTGCACGCTTAAATTCTGCTGGTGTATCAGGCGCATCATCCCAATCTACTTCAGCAATATGCATGTAAACTACATTGAGCTTGTTAAGTAGCGCTGCAGCAGCGGTATAAGTTTCTACTGGGTTGCTGTCGACTGTGCCATTTAGCGAAGTAAATGGTGCAAGACGGACACCAACACGGTTTGCACCGATAGCATCAGTCATTGCTTCTACCACTTCGCCTAAGAAACGTAAGCGGTTTTCAACGCTACCACCGTATTCATCAGTACGGTTATTGGCTTCAGAATCAATAAATTGGTTGATTAGATAGCCGTTTGCTGCGTGTAACTCGATACCATCAAATCCCGCTTCAATAGCGTTCAGTGCTGCTTGACGATATTCGGCAACCACTTGCTTGATGTCTTCTTTAGTCATCTCTCGCGGTTCAACTACATCAACAAAACCCGGCTCATCGGTGCCGTTGTCGATGAATACTTTCACGTTCTCAGCTTTTAACGCCGAAGAAGAGATTGGCTGCATACCACCGATATTATCAGGGTGAGTGACGCGACCGACATGCCAAAGTTGCGCGAAGATTGCACCGCCCTTTGCGTGAACCGCATCAGTGACTAACTTCCAACCTGCAATTTGCTCTTGGCTGTAAATGCCCGGAGTCCAAGCGTAACCTTGACCCATTGGTGAAATCTGGGTGCCTTCTGCAAC
This window of the Vibrio panuliri genome carries:
- a CDS encoding M23 family metallopeptidase, which codes for MTTQLDSLRGSGSFFCRILTLCFLLPVSLVSAQQDLPPYSQTELILPFRHAAFVALDGTGHGGNNQRYALDMVPVDLTDSDEVAEYQNFNLTEWLAKNAISSVEQYPCFGEPIIAPAGGEVIEVVSDLADNPPGKTDAENMSGNFVMIAHGNGEFSYLAHFKQRSVTVKQGDVVSQGQELGQCGNSGNSHGAHLHYHMQTDPKLANPTGIALRFSNISILQQPSSTSPSQHDLIQVINHSDRN
- a CDS encoding glutathione S-transferase family protein, whose translation is MHLYIANQNYSSWSLRAWLIFSHYQLDVEVTKLKLFTTDFYQSLETISPTAKVPTLVDQQVTVWDSFAILEYINEQYLQGQAWPSDVGERARARALAAEMHSGFMNLRNELPMNIRARRKVELSEGALQDIARIDAIWSEQANQYPDGWLFGEWSIADAMYAPVALRFQTYGITLSQAAQKYQQRVLTSDSLQPWLHEASLETDIVIEDEAGVEV
- a CDS encoding LysR family transcriptional regulator, with translation MDIDALRSFLAFVDTGSFTRAAKQINRTQSAFSAQMRKLEEELCVSLFEKEGRNLVLSEAGLALRTHAEQIVGLHSQAVQNVKRYENKRPLRLGCPEDYNDNLLPNVIRVLQQAEPTCSIHVFSEPSVSLREKLDNGELDAAIVTRAPQSEEGYWLASDKGVWICHPEFDIDGVTSLPLALFQSDCKYHAAAIDGLVKRGIAYQLLACCNTASAQRAIVSAGMAVGAMGRMSVNNELKIIENMPPLPAVDIVLLTGIEAHPLLNKTSLAALSQLTYVSCDDL
- a CDS encoding endonuclease/exonuclease/phosphatase family protein gives rise to the protein MITNTTLTLATANLFNFIEPPNAFYDFENIYDTQAWHAKCEWTKKQILELDADVIGLQEVFSIEAAEKLVTELGYSHFATVAIPHIESDYIHSQPVVAVASKYPFKHVEPVTSSSLIAQHYSIEPPSFSRPPIFAVIDVPDVGDIAFYVCHLKSQRPTQSDSEQYSHPIIGQWLSTQQRGWEAVMLRLFMELKYQTHPMPTVLVGDMNQSLAHHVTGLLTHPVDQSLTALNLQDSWDIFTLNEPLRARPATHYHFAQGNVLDYILVSQEFQPNSPHSLADVKQYQVRDKHLINPNYEQDKQASDHAFVAVTVQFVL
- a CDS encoding AraC family transcriptional regulator yields the protein MNKPLVHTAHYRGKREQPLNNVFVHAPTIIWVEQGFKQLWWHEKSYEFNRTNWLLVPAGQYLTFVNTPEQKQFHSRAMSFNFQPPAAWTEQADIDVSASKPQLSTTPQLEYCFNFISEMNTQNLATETQQQLLLGFYAELKQANALVKLFPSRHQLVRDKLANYLNSAPGDDHRIETAAQHLAMSRATLARKLTAEGASFRDVLAEIRMNHAITLLQRDYSQIETALACGYQSESRFSQRFKQQFGMTPHQYQLTL
- a CDS encoding YbhB/YbcL family Raf kinase inhibitor-like protein, whose amino-acid sequence is MMKRTLIASVLLATSFVSSAMTLTSQDIQEGSRMTDSFVFNGFGCSGDNLSPQLSWKDVPAGTKSFAITAYDPDAPTGSGWWHWVAIDIPASVNAIERGQATQGFNGVQMKNDYGIASFGGACPPKGDGMHRYQFTVWAMPTEKLAIPQGASNAIIGYMLNANALDKATLTATYVNE
- a CDS encoding Ig-like domain-containing protein, with the protein product MKKSTLTLMPTMLALAIGMALPAAQAAVSTDANIVGSESQWWNTYKVTLTNDGAKPVELRGAKVVFKSNISMSTPSWSAQGVSYPGMQFSSNAQGDTFNNTLALSFDTGSWIKSQLQAGDKIELTLGVSGVLDLALLQNTVRLIADDAEVGEPELSIQLASPVNGAEFTEGQNVAMRANVTATNTEVKTVKFFVDGAQVSSLTQAPFQANWKATGEGTHTIKAIVEDKTGLTQEQAVNISVKADVVEPPVVPEVHELTFMTPSQGQTLTVGEATAIKARVDGELITKLEFWANDRKLGQRVINPEQTVYTQTWTPSEVGNANLKIVVLDKDNQIVKQNTLTVVVEEEESFVAPEVRFLAPATGSKFETEETISISVSATDADQDLSQVVVKANNQEICNFDANTTQNFQCHWQPTNAGNVTLKAIATDAQNLSATSQVRITVEETAVEPPPVTPPGGLCAGFNVYPDWTRGDHAGGGDIMVHKNIAYSAIYWTKSIPGSDDSWSLHLNCDGTEPGTAPLLSLPNPMDPVRLEVAGWPNTFVVASPSTDAPATMTIAAANSDALADTDQLTRAFVTIIEQAELAGTSSIILSSDVLDVATLDKGASFGSVAVKQALTNAMDITGSQIDIDAINALSDDLKGWAQAHNLIISTIAPEASFGWSLSIGDFAYDTHSGRQSVWDEASVFSADLLATLELYKADAANKADFVVFTKSASTDALTSDQWHNALEYVKQVSDYVKTPAMLANIPTDQASGYFMGDSAGKPQLRKAAFSNVFALTFDQDSQALTAKIEAYQGAKVPLYYVGEELEKGSLTRIEALNQQLADAEHAMDNEAFLYETPQSQWIPSTVYKWNDFLDGLNAMHNIGVAGNKFWLMNDEADDATNITYAKVAIAAFLAQSMQETIRYNACDENNWSETKYGAPADYPMTASCGQLGQKYADYGVNPVSGLDHAYSCPRDNKMEVSALTHAKWYGAPAPVFAAPDAVLEERGLLVNGAAGRWTNNGHCNDVPENVDTSKQVWERDNCKIYVGQKAGSFIWDGSSEESVEGCGWWGRGVIQTTGRQNFGTLNHYLGRSHVDPETIGKTIDGVTVEAPPANPLYAELDFCSNPGLICSSEENKEIKWIAGLFYWVTSVQAYNDEGGQYADWNYYNELKKYVDSGLQGSQFIDDVSGIVNRGCPDLTCTTGDVHNVKERRENFRLVLQKLGLDPK
- a CDS encoding alkene reductase — protein: MKDSMFQTIQLGELTLTNRIVMPPMTRSRASQPGNVANQMMADYYAQRASAGLIVAEGTQISPMGQGYAWTPGIYSQEQIAGWKLVTDAVHAKGGAIFAQLWHVGRVTHPDNIGGMQPISSSALKAENVKVFIDNGTDEPGFVDVVEPREMTKEDIKQVVAEYRQAALNAIEAGFDGIELHAANGYLINQFIDSEANNRTDEYGGSVENRLRFLGEVVEAMTDAIGANRVGVRLAPFTSLNGTVDSNPVETYTAAAALLNKLNVVYMHIAEVDWDDAPDTPAEFKRAVREAYQGVIIYAGRYDTEKAAKALEDGLADMIGFGRPFIANPDLPKRIQNGYPLAAHDPATLFGGNEKGLLDYPEYQAS